A stretch of the Clostridium botulinum genome encodes the following:
- the fabD gene encoding ACP S-malonyltransferase, producing the protein MSKIAFIFSGQGAQYVGMGKELYDNMEECKEVFHKADKALGFSISNICFEGSKEELDRTENTQPAILTTSIAALKALEKSGIKADVVAGLSLGEYSALVCSGVFSFEDTVRVVKKRGKFMQEEVPQGVGTMAAIIGLDREKVSKACEECREYGIVEVANYNCSSQIVIAGEINAVDKACESAKELGAKRVIKLSVSAPFHTSMLKGAGEKLYKELEDVTLNDIKVPVMTNVTGNYIIDINDVKDILRRQVMSSVLWEDIVKTMINDGVDTFIEIGPGKALSGFVKKINRKVKVLNVEDLTSLNKTINELKEKKINE; encoded by the coding sequence ATGAGTAAAATTGCATTTATATTTTCAGGTCAAGGAGCTCAGTATGTTGGTATGGGTAAAGAACTTTATGACAATATGGAAGAATGCAAAGAGGTTTTTCATAAAGCAGATAAAGCTCTTGGTTTTTCTATAAGTAATATATGTTTTGAAGGTAGCAAAGAAGAACTAGATAGAACGGAAAATACTCAACCAGCTATTTTAACAACAAGTATTGCAGCATTAAAGGCTCTTGAAAAAAGTGGTATTAAGGCTGATGTAGTAGCTGGACTTAGTCTTGGTGAATATTCTGCATTAGTATGCAGTGGAGTATTTAGTTTTGAAGATACTGTAAGAGTGGTAAAAAAGAGAGGTAAGTTTATGCAAGAAGAAGTACCTCAAGGTGTAGGTACTATGGCAGCTATTATAGGATTAGATAGAGAAAAGGTTTCTAAAGCTTGTGAAGAGTGTAGGGAATATGGAATAGTTGAAGTTGCAAATTATAATTGTTCATCACAAATAGTTATTGCTGGGGAAATAAATGCTGTAGATAAAGCTTGTGAATCTGCAAAAGAACTTGGAGCAAAACGAGTAATAAAGTTATCAGTAAGCGCTCCTTTTCATACTTCAATGCTAAAGGGTGCAGGAGAAAAATTATATAAAGAACTTGAAGATGTTACGTTAAATGATATTAAAGTACCAGTTATGACTAATGTAACAGGAAATTATATAATAGATATTAATGATGTAAAAGATATATTAAGAAGACAGGTTATGAGCTCTGTATTATGGGAAGATATAGTGAAAACCATGATAAATGATGGTGTGGATACCTTTATAGAAATAGGACCGGGAAAAGCTTTAAGTGGTTTTGTTAAAAAAATAAATAGAAAAGTTAAAGTCTTAAATGTAGAAGATTTAACTTCGTTAAATAAAACAATAAATGAATTAAAGGAGAAGAAAATTAATGAATGA
- the fabK gene encoding enoyl-[acyl-carrier-protein] reductase FabK encodes MRNCTLFEKLGAKYPIIQGGMAWIADSSLAAAVSNAGGIGIIAAANAPVEYVRDEIRKAKKLTDKPFGVNIMLLSDNADEVAKLVCEEGVKIVTTGAGSPGKYMDMWKEHDITVIPVVASVALAKRMERSGADAVIAEGCEAGGHIGELTTMVLVPQVVDAVSIPVIAAGGIGDGRGVAATFMLGASGIQVGTRFLVSKECTIHQNYKDKVIKAKDIDSAVTARATGHPVRVLRNKLVREFKVLEKRGASIEEYEKLGAGTLPKAAKEGDVEMGSVMAGQIAGLIKKEQTCSEIVKELFTEADTIVNTFLLEGRHE; translated from the coding sequence ATGAGAAACTGCACTTTATTTGAAAAACTAGGAGCAAAATATCCAATAATTCAAGGGGGTATGGCTTGGATTGCAGATAGTTCATTAGCAGCGGCTGTATCAAATGCTGGAGGAATCGGAATAATAGCAGCAGCTAATGCTCCAGTTGAATATGTTAGAGATGAAATTAGAAAGGCTAAAAAGCTAACAGATAAGCCATTTGGTGTAAATATTATGCTTTTAAGTGACAATGCAGATGAGGTAGCAAAGCTTGTGTGTGAAGAAGGAGTAAAGATTGTCACAACTGGAGCTGGAAGTCCAGGAAAGTATATGGATATGTGGAAGGAACATGATATTACTGTAATACCTGTTGTTGCATCAGTTGCTCTTGCAAAACGAATGGAAAGAAGTGGAGCTGATGCTGTTATAGCAGAAGGTTGTGAAGCTGGGGGACATATAGGAGAACTTACAACTATGGTACTTGTTCCACAGGTAGTTGATGCTGTAAGTATACCAGTAATTGCAGCTGGTGGTATAGGTGATGGAAGAGGTGTTGCAGCTACATTTATGCTTGGAGCATCCGGAATTCAAGTTGGAACAAGATTTTTAGTATCAAAGGAATGTACTATACATCAAAACTATAAAGATAAGGTAATTAAGGCAAAAGACATAGATTCGGCAGTTACAGCAAGAGCAACAGGTCATCCAGTAAGAGTACTTCGTAACAAGCTTGTACGAGAATTTAAGGTTTTAGAAAAAAGGGGAGCATCTATTGAAGAATATGAAAAGTTAGGTGCAGGAACACTACCTAAGGCTGCTAAAGAAGGCGATGTAGAAATGGGCTCTGTTATGGCTGGACAAATAGCTGGACTTATAAAAAAAGAGCAAACTTGTAGCGAGATTGTAAAAGAGTTATTTACTGAAGCAGATACCATAGTAAATACTTTTTTATTGGAGGGTAGACATGAGTAA
- the acpP gene encoding acyl carrier protein → MTFERVRKVMAEHLEMNEEEIKLESNFQDDLGVDSLDIFEIVMEIEDEFDLEIPNEDIEDVKTVQDLVKYLDSKCQ, encoded by the coding sequence ATGACATTTGAAAGAGTTAGAAAGGTAATGGCAGAACATTTAGAAATGAACGAAGAAGAAATAAAATTAGAATCAAATTTCCAAGATGATTTAGGTGTAGATTCTTTAGATATATTCGAAATAGTAATGGAAATAGAAGATGAGTTTGATTTAGAAATCCCAAATGAAGATATTGAAGATGTAAAAACTGTTCAAGATTTAGTAAAATATCTTGATTCAAAATGCCAATAG
- a CDS encoding beta-ketoacyl-ACP synthase III produces MYNVKIISTGKYMPDNIVTNDDMSKFVDTNDKWITERTGIKERRISIGENTSDMAIKAAIDALEKSSIKANDLDLIIVATCTPDSFVPSTACIVQDKLQATKATCFDVSAACTGFIYALGVASQFIRTGQVKNALVIGAETLSKMLNWEDRTTCILFADGAGAAIIERSEEVGLISQYTGSDGTGGKALKCDALPVKNPYCKVDDNFKDTLSMEGREVFKFAVNAMIESVNKVLENTEYNLDDIDYIVPHQANIRIIEFVSKKLKIPQDKFYVNLDKYGNTSGASIPIALDEMNKKGMFKKGDKIILVGFGGGLTFGAHLIQWN; encoded by the coding sequence ATGTATAATGTTAAGATTATAAGCACTGGAAAATATATGCCAGATAATATTGTTACAAATGATGACATGTCAAAATTTGTGGATACTAATGATAAATGGATAACTGAGAGAACAGGAATAAAAGAAAGAAGAATTTCTATAGGTGAAAATACATCTGATATGGCAATTAAAGCCGCAATAGATGCATTAGAAAAGTCTTCTATAAAGGCTAATGATTTAGATTTAATTATTGTAGCAACATGTACTCCAGACAGTTTTGTGCCATCTACAGCGTGTATTGTTCAAGATAAATTGCAGGCTACTAAAGCTACTTGTTTTGATGTTAGTGCTGCGTGTACAGGATTTATATATGCACTTGGAGTAGCATCACAATTTATAAGGACAGGACAGGTTAAAAATGCTTTAGTAATTGGAGCAGAAACATTATCTAAAATGCTTAATTGGGAAGACAGGACTACATGCATATTGTTTGCTGATGGAGCTGGAGCTGCAATTATAGAGAGAAGTGAAGAAGTAGGACTTATTTCTCAATATACAGGTTCTGACGGAACAGGAGGAAAGGCATTAAAATGTGATGCTCTTCCTGTAAAAAATCCATATTGCAAAGTAGATGATAATTTTAAAGATACATTGTCTATGGAGGGTAGAGAAGTATTTAAATTTGCAGTTAATGCTATGATTGAGTCTGTGAATAAGGTTTTAGAAAATACGGAGTATAATTTAGATGATATAGATTATATAGTGCCACATCAAGCTAATATTAGAATTATTGAATTTGTTTCTAAGAAGCTTAAAATTCCACAAGATAAATTTTATGTGAATTTAGATAAGTATGGAAATACATCTGGAGCTAGTATACCGATTGCTTTAGATGAGATGAATAAAAAAGGCATGTTTAAAAAGGGCGATAAAATTATTTTAGTTGGATTTGGTGGAGGGCTTACTTTTGGAGCACATCTTATTCAATGGAATTAA
- a CDS encoding MarR family winged helix-turn-helix transcriptional regulator, producing MDKDIKTILNELLVDTFNEILTIEQTALKSGKLNDLSVTEVHTIETIGMYKPRTMSEIAGDLGITVGTLTTAINNLVKKEYVERKRDENDRRVVKVVLTKKGKLAYRVHEKFHSDMVNATIDGLTETQEKVLADALSKLNDFFKNNYIIKNQNKKE from the coding sequence GTGGATAAGGATATAAAGACGATTTTAAATGAACTTTTAGTAGATACTTTTAATGAAATATTAACGATAGAACAAACTGCTTTGAAGTCTGGTAAATTAAATGATTTATCTGTAACAGAAGTACATACAATAGAGACAATAGGTATGTATAAACCAAGAACCATGTCAGAGATAGCAGGAGACTTAGGCATAACTGTAGGTACATTAACTACTGCAATAAATAATTTAGTTAAAAAAGAATATGTTGAAAGAAAAAGAGATGAAAATGATAGAAGGGTAGTTAAGGTAGTTCTTACGAAAAAAGGTAAGCTTGCTTATAGAGTTCATGAAAAGTTTCATTCAGATATGGTAAATGCAACAATTGATGGGTTAACTGAAACGCAAGAGAAAGTTTTAGCAGATGCACTATCAAAGCTTAATGATTTTTTCAAAAATAACTATATAATAAAAAATCAAAATAAGAAGGAATAA